From one Vicinamibacterales bacterium genomic stretch:
- a CDS encoding phytanoyl-CoA dioxygenase family protein, giving the protein MRVLADDPRLHHLAQPYVGAAATPFRATLFDKSPASNWLVAWHQDLSLPVMARTDDPEWGPWSTKAGQLYAIAPGAALEQVVALRVHLDDSTLANGPLRVLPSTHDRGVLHDIEVQRLARTIAPVDCICACGGVIAMRPLVIHASSKATGERPRRVLHIEYAASLELSGIRLAIAEPGQFPTRTLLG; this is encoded by the coding sequence GTGCGCGTCCTCGCCGATGATCCCCGGCTCCACCATCTCGCCCAGCCGTACGTCGGCGCCGCTGCGACCCCATTCCGCGCCACGCTCTTTGACAAGTCACCAGCGTCGAATTGGCTTGTTGCGTGGCACCAGGATCTATCGTTGCCGGTGATGGCGCGCACCGACGATCCAGAGTGGGGGCCGTGGTCCACGAAGGCAGGGCAGCTCTATGCGATCGCGCCCGGTGCGGCGCTGGAGCAGGTTGTGGCGCTTCGCGTTCATCTGGACGACTCGACGCTGGCCAACGGCCCTCTGCGCGTGTTGCCCTCGACCCACGACCGCGGTGTCCTCCACGACATCGAGGTGCAGCGGCTGGCGAGAACGATCGCGCCTGTCGACTGCATCTGTGCCTGTGGCGGCGTGATCGCGATGCGCCCGCTGGTCATCCACGCGTCTTCGAAGGCCACCGGCGAACGACCGCGGCGCGTACTGCACATCGAGTACGCGGCGTCGCTCGAGCTTTCAGGAATCCGGCTGGCGATCGCAGAACCGGGCCAGTTCCCAACCAGGACGCTGCTGGGATAG